Proteins from a genomic interval of Apium graveolens cultivar Ventura unplaced genomic scaffold, ASM990537v1 ctg6616, whole genome shotgun sequence:
- the LOC141703411 gene encoding uncharacterized protein LOC141703411 → MAGNITNTSSQPSISIFRGEKYHLWSLKMKTMFKSQELWDLVGKGYDEPNPAPAVPDQQLRDNRKKDAKALFFIQSALDGDIFSRISSANSAHGAWEILKQEYLGDARVIKVRLQTFRSDFAKLVMGEKEYVQTYLSRVTEIVSQMRSYGEEISNEKL, encoded by the coding sequence ATGGCAGGAAACATTACGAACACATCTTCTCAGCCCTCAATTTCCATCTTTAGAGGTGAAAAATATCATTTGTGGAGTCTTAAAATGAAGACTATGTTTAAATCCCAAGAATTATGGGATTTGGTGGGCAAAGGTTATGATGAACCAAATCCAGCACCGGCCGTGCCCGATCAGCAACTGAGGGACAACCGCAAAAAGGATGCCAAGGCGTTGTTCTTCATTCAATCGGCATTAGATGGCGATATTTTTTCACGAATTTCATCTGCTAATAGTGCACATGGAGCATGGGAGATACTCAAACAGGAGTATTTGGGTGATGCGAGGGTAATTAAGGTACGATTGCAAACTTTTCGCAGTGATTTTGCTAAATTGGTCATGGGAGAGAAAGAGTATGTTCAAACTTATTTGTCTAGAGTGACTGAAATTGTCAGTCAGATGAGATCGTATGGTGAAGAGATTAGCAATGAAAAATTGTGA